In Phreatobacter stygius, a genomic segment contains:
- a CDS encoding CpaF family protein — MFGKRGTTGSGSGRPPSQGVGTLERPSSTSASRAPDPAARFSPSVASPPLAPMAPAAPAAPPPSDERQRSASFYETKGQVFGALIEAIDLSQLAKLDGQSAREEIRDIVNEIITIKNVVMSIAEQEDLLEDICNDVLGYGPLEPLLARDDISDVMVNGPNTVYIEVAGKIQRTGIRFRDASQLMNICQRIVSQVGRRVDESSPICDARLPDGSRVNVIAPPLAIDGAALTIRKFKKDKLTLEQLVKFGSISPEGAEVLKIIGRVRCNIVVSGGTGSGKTTLLNCLTRYIDSDERIITCEDAAELQLQQPHVVRLETRPPNLEGEGQVTMRELVRNCLRMRPERIIVGEVRGPEVFDLLQAMNTGHDGSMGTIHANSPRECLSRMESMIAMGGYTLPAKTVREIIVGSVDIIVQASRLRDGSRRITHITEVMGLEGDTPITQDLFVYEMLGEDEHGKINGRHRSTGIGRPRFWDRARYYGEDKRLAAALDAADVDEPMR; from the coding sequence ATGTTCGGAAAGCGCGGCACAACGGGATCGGGAAGCGGACGCCCCCCCTCGCAGGGTGTGGGCACGCTCGAACGCCCGTCATCGACCAGCGCCTCGCGTGCGCCGGATCCGGCGGCACGGTTCTCGCCGAGTGTCGCCTCGCCGCCGCTTGCGCCGATGGCCCCGGCCGCGCCGGCCGCGCCGCCGCCGTCGGACGAACGGCAGCGCTCCGCGAGCTTTTACGAGACCAAGGGCCAGGTCTTCGGTGCGCTGATCGAAGCGATCGACCTGTCGCAGCTCGCCAAGCTCGACGGCCAGTCGGCGCGCGAGGAAATCCGCGACATCGTCAACGAGATCATCACCATCAAGAACGTGGTGATGTCGATCGCCGAACAGGAGGACCTGCTCGAGGACATCTGCAACGACGTTCTCGGCTACGGGCCGCTCGAGCCGCTGCTGGCCCGCGACGACATCTCGGACGTCATGGTCAATGGCCCGAACACGGTCTATATCGAGGTCGCCGGCAAGATTCAGCGGACCGGTATCCGGTTCCGCGACGCCTCGCAGTTGATGAACATCTGCCAGCGTATCGTCAGCCAGGTCGGCCGGCGCGTCGATGAATCGTCGCCCATCTGCGATGCCCGCCTGCCCGACGGCTCACGCGTCAACGTCATCGCTCCGCCGCTTGCCATTGACGGTGCTGCGCTGACCATCCGCAAATTCAAGAAGGACAAGCTGACGCTCGAGCAGCTGGTCAAGTTCGGTTCGATTTCGCCCGAGGGCGCCGAGGTTCTCAAGATCATCGGCCGGGTACGCTGCAATATCGTCGTCTCGGGCGGCACCGGCTCGGGCAAGACGACACTGCTCAATTGCCTGACCCGCTATATCGATAGCGACGAGCGGATCATCACCTGCGAGGACGCTGCCGAGCTGCAATTGCAGCAGCCGCATGTCGTACGCCTGGAAACCCGGCCGCCCAATCTCGAAGGCGAAGGCCAGGTGACCATGCGCGAACTGGTCAGAAACTGCCTGCGCATGCGCCCCGAACGGATCATCGTCGGCGAGGTCCGCGGTCCCGAAGTGTTCGACCTTCTGCAAGCGATGAACACCGGTCACGACGGCTCGATGGGCACGATCCACGCCAATAGCCCGCGCGAATGTCTCAGCCGCATGGAATCGATGATCGCCATGGGCGGCTATACGCTGCCGGCCAAGACGGTGCGCGAGATCATCGTCGGCTCGGTCGATATCATCGTGCAGGCCTCTCGCCTGCGCGACGGCTCGCGCCGGATCACCCACATCACCGAGGTGATGGGGCTCGAAGGCGATACGCCGATTACCCAGGATCTGTTCGTCTACGAAATGCTGGGTGAGGACGAGCATGGCAAGATCAATGGCCGCCACCGTTCGACCGGCATCGGCCGTCCGCGTTTCTGGGATCGCGCTCGCTATTATGGCGAGGACAAGAGGTTGGCCGCGGCGCTCGACGCGGCCGATGTCGACGAGCCGATGAGGTAG